The Candidatus Zixiibacteriota bacterium genome has a window encoding:
- a CDS encoding type II secretion system F family protein, with protein MPEFTYTAADRSGRTFRGRITAEGLGDAGTQLDRQGLIPLRVAPKRSLSDLRPRAWRDVHWRLEDKILFTQKLASLLKSGIPILTVLDLIARQTANLRVATALRQIGDQVAGGQTLSAAMATASGLFDSVYLGAIQTGESTGRLDTVLEQTAAFLEREMITRRKIKETVRYPIMVVIAMVVVGAFVVKFVVPKFLSFYTHYGGSLPAPTRLLMAITAAVDHYWWVGPPLVAAIWVWWWRWTRTTSGRRWRDRMLLRLPLAGTLFLKVAVSRFARLFGVLYSAGVPVTTALDTVAAGIGNEIAADDVVAMRQRLTVGEPAAAAAPDAVMPSLVYQMIGIGFESGEIERMMAEVARHYEQEIDYDVRRLTDRVQPILIFVLAGGVLLLALAVVLPMWNLYTLFRQ; from the coding sequence ATGCCTGAATTCACCTACACTGCCGCCGACCGTAGTGGCCGCACCTTCCGGGGTCGGATCACCGCCGAGGGTCTCGGTGACGCCGGGACGCAACTGGACCGTCAGGGCCTGATTCCGCTGCGAGTGGCCCCCAAGCGGAGTCTCTCCGATTTGCGGCCCCGGGCCTGGCGTGACGTCCATTGGCGCCTGGAGGACAAGATCCTGTTCACCCAGAAGCTCGCCTCCCTGCTGAAGTCCGGGATTCCCATTCTCACCGTGCTCGATTTGATCGCGCGACAGACGGCAAACCTCCGTGTGGCAACGGCCCTCCGGCAGATCGGTGATCAGGTCGCGGGAGGGCAGACTCTCTCGGCCGCAATGGCGACCGCGTCCGGCCTCTTCGATTCGGTCTATCTCGGCGCGATTCAGACCGGCGAGTCGACAGGTCGGCTCGATACGGTCTTGGAGCAAACCGCCGCGTTCCTTGAGCGGGAGATGATCACTCGCCGCAAGATCAAGGAAACCGTGCGCTATCCGATCATGGTCGTCATCGCCATGGTCGTCGTCGGCGCCTTCGTCGTCAAGTTCGTCGTGCCGAAGTTCCTGTCCTTCTACACCCACTACGGCGGCAGCTTGCCGGCGCCGACCCGTCTGTTGATGGCAATCACCGCGGCGGTCGATCACTACTGGTGGGTGGGACCGCCGCTCGTTGCGGCCATCTGGGTGTGGTGGTGGCGCTGGACCCGAACCACCTCGGGCCGTCGCTGGCGCGATCGCATGCTGTTGCGCCTGCCGCTCGCCGGAACATTGTTCCTGAAAGTGGCTGTCAGTCGTTTTGCCCGGCTGTTCGGAGTTCTGTACTCCGCCGGCGTGCCGGTCACGACGGCTCTCGACACCGTTGCGGCCGGGATCGGGAACGAGATTGCCGCCGATGACGTCGTCGCGATGCGCCAGCGGTTGACGGTCGGGGAACCGGCCGCGGCGGCGGCGCCCGATGCCGTGATGCCTTCACTCGTTTACCAGATGATCGGGATTGGGTTTGAGTCAGGCGAGATCGAACGCATGATGGCGGAGGTCGCCCGACATTACGAACAGGAGATCGACTACGACGTTCGTCGTCTGACCGATCGCGTCCAGCCAATCCTCATCTTCGTGCTGGCCGGCGGCGTCCTCCTGCTGGCTCTGGCGGTCGTCCTGCCGATGTGGAATCTCTATACACTGTTCCGGCAATAA